A region from the Acanthochromis polyacanthus isolate Apoly-LR-REF ecotype Palm Island chromosome 23, KAUST_Apoly_ChrSc, whole genome shotgun sequence genome encodes:
- the si:dkey-219e21.2 gene encoding E3 ubiquitin-protein ligase TRIM39, which produces MSVDAGIEMKSILKTDKRVGKLRKDSSVTLSSSIGAVRWKIPEEAVQVHSSAPSRSTKTSVLTGQRLQEHPRQNGLKDLRSLQECVQFIHDWKAQVDQICKGREDPEEGTSKRDARFSDRKTERSLEESRKLILEWANELHHVDRLLKENPWASQSRVEGKEEEKDANEKTQMRIMEWAKEVQEATESCGVQSEELGKVLRLLGIKKKRLGKLLPLMEFITWSLLKEDNTRMISQLWLLAKQRTWKAGIPRYIPNSVWSWICTAAADVVLDPMTNHPWLQLSDDQRKVQEAHVETDPPYSSQRFNSWQCVLGWEGYDCGRHYWEVDIANNGYWRVGLTTATSQRQGQFEMTPKQGYWALWRSTHHFFACSKPEIQLPVGLVPRRMGIYLDYEEGQISFYNAETKSHIYTFTGTFRGKLYPLFAPLDGRTLMTIMEPHKISAH; this is translated from the exons ATGAGTGTGGACGCTGGCATAGAGATGAAGAGCATCCTAAAGACTGACAAAA GGGTTGGCAAGCTGCGGAAGGACAGCAGCGTCACCCTGAGCAGCTCCATTGGGGCTGTTCGCTGGAAGATACCTGAAGAGGCCGTCCAGGTTCACAGCTCGGCCCCCAGCAGATCCACCAAAACTAGCGTCCTCACCGGACAACGCTTACAG GAGCACCCTCGACAGAACGGTCTGAAGGATCTCCGCAGCCTGCAAGAGTGTGTGCAGTTCATCCACGACTGGAAGGCGCAGGTGGACCAAATCTGCAAG GGCAGAGAAGATCCAGAGGAAGGTACCAGTAAGAGAGATGCCAGATTCTCCGACCGGAAAACCGAACGGAGTCTTGAGGAGAGCAGAAAACTGATCCTGGAGTGGGCCAATGAACTCCACCATGTGGACAGG ctgctgaaggagaACCCCTGGGCATCGCAGAGTCGAGTagagggaaaagaagaagagaaggacGCTAATGAGAAAACACAGATGAGGATCATGGAGTGGGCAAAGGAGGTTCAGGAGGCGACTGAG agtTGCGGTGTACAAAGTGAAGAGCTTGGCAAAGTGCTGCGTCTACTGGGAATAAAGAAGAAACGTCTGGGGAAGCTGCTGCCGCTGATGGAGTTCATCACCTGGTCTCTGCTCAAGGAAGACAATACG AGAATGATTTCACAGTTATGGCTACTGGCAAAGCAAAGGACCTGGAAAGCTGGAATTCCGAGATACATCCCCAATTCAG TTTGGAGCTGGATTTGCACTGCGGCAG CTGATGTGGTCCTTGACCCCATGACCAACCACCCATGGCTGCAGCTGTCAGACGACCAGCGCAAGGTCCAGGAGGCCCACGTGGAGACCGACCCGCCTTACAGCTCCCAGCGCTTCAACAGCTGGCAGTGCGTGCTCGGCTGGGAGGGCTACGACTGCGGACGCCACTACTGGGAGGTAGACATAGCCAACAACGGCTACTGGCGCGTGGGGTTGACCACCGCCACCTCACAGCGGCAAGGGCAGTTCGAGATGACACCAAAGCAGGGCTACTGGGCTCTGTGGCGCAGCACACACCATTTCTTTGCCTGCAGCAAGCCAGAGATACAGCTACCTGTCGGCCTCGTGCCCCGGCGAATGGGCATCTACTTAGACTATGAAGAAGGTCAGATCTCCTTCTACAACGCAGAAACCAAGTCTCACATCTACACCTTCACTGGAACCTTTAGAGGGAAGCTCTACCCTCTGTTTGCCCCACTGGATGGTCGCACACTCATGACAATCATGGAGCCACACAAAATCTCAGCTCACTGA
- the LOC110962709 gene encoding CD209 antigen-like protein E, whose protein sequence is MSVTWTAAPEVDRPLKASEKELLEQLLQSQKKLSDLNLMLHTVTQDSRCRVCPEGWLWWRDHCYFFSIGLQENRRWNESAEFCQQHNSSLAVIKDSTEMDFIQDVMRKFSNFPFLWVGLTDTKEEGQWMWRDGTDVQHDMPVTVEWDADDRDCADLRGGGTLFAADCEAYGPWACKRES, encoded by the exons ATGTCAGTCACATGGACAGCGGCGCCAGAAGTGGATCGGCCCTTAAAAGCATCAGAAAAAGAGCTGCTGGAGCAACTGCTGCAAAGTCAGAAGAAGCTCAGTGATCTGAACCTGATGCTTCACACGGTCACTCAAG ATTCCAGGTGCCGTGTTTGTCCTGAGGGCTGGCTGTGGTGGAGGGATCATTGCTACTTCTTCTCAATCGGACTGCAGGAAAATCGTCGGTGGAACGAGAGCGCTGAGTTCTgccaacaacacaacagcagccTGGCTGTCATCAAAGACTCCACAGAGATG GATTTTATTCAGGATGTGATGAGGAAGTTCTCCAACTTTCCTTTCCTGTGGGTGGGGCTGACAGACACCAAGGAGGAGGGTCAGTGGATGTGGAGGGACGGCACAGACGTCCAGCACGACATGCC GGTGACGGTGGAGTGGGATGCCGATGACAGGGACTGTGCAGATCTGAGGGGAGGCGGGACTCTATTCGCTGCTGACTGTGAAGCCTACGGACCCTGGGCTTGTAAAAGAGAGTCCTAA